One window of the Labilibaculum sp. genome contains the following:
- a CDS encoding nucleoside recognition domain-containing protein — MALNYLWIFFFVVAFVVGLIKLIVFGDMEVFPNMVNSTFDMAKTGFDISLGLTGVLTLWLGIMKIGENGGIVKVFSRLIGPFFNKLFPEIPKGHTAHGSIMMNLAANMLGLDNAATPLGLKAMKEMQSVNPSEDTASNAQIMFLVLNTSGLTIIPISIMVYRAQLGAVNPSDIFIPILLATYFSTLAGLISVAIVQKIKLWDKVVLAYLGGLTVFIIGLITYFSSLEKDQITQISTVVSNVFLFSVIIAFILLASRKKVNVYESFIDGAKEGFSIAIKIIPYLVAILVAIGVFRASGTMDLVIEGARRFCVFVGVNSDFVEALPTALMKPLSGSGARGMMVDAMQTHGADSFVGRLASTLQGATDTTFYIIAVYFGAVGIKNTRYAVTCGLIADFAGIVAAIAIAYLFFH; from the coding sequence ATGGCCTTAAATTATCTTTGGATTTTCTTTTTTGTTGTTGCATTTGTTGTAGGATTGATCAAGTTGATCGTTTTTGGCGATATGGAGGTATTTCCCAATATGGTGAATTCAACATTCGATATGGCTAAAACAGGTTTTGATATTTCTTTAGGCCTGACGGGTGTTCTGACTTTGTGGTTAGGAATAATGAAAATCGGGGAAAATGGAGGAATTGTAAAAGTTTTTTCACGTTTGATTGGTCCGTTTTTCAACAAGTTGTTTCCTGAAATACCCAAAGGACATACTGCACACGGTTCGATAATGATGAATTTAGCGGCAAATATGCTTGGCTTGGATAATGCAGCTACGCCATTAGGATTAAAGGCGATGAAGGAAATGCAGTCTGTTAATCCATCGGAGGACACCGCATCCAATGCACAAATTATGTTTTTGGTGCTGAATACTTCCGGATTAACGATTATTCCAATATCCATCATGGTTTACAGGGCGCAATTAGGAGCTGTGAATCCTTCTGATATTTTTATCCCCATATTACTGGCAACTTATTTTTCTACACTGGCCGGTTTGATTAGTGTTGCAATTGTACAGAAAATAAAACTTTGGGACAAAGTTGTTTTGGCTTATCTGGGAGGATTAACTGTCTTTATTATTGGGTTGATTACTTATTTTTCAAGCTTGGAAAAGGATCAAATAACTCAAATTTCTACTGTAGTTAGTAATGTATTCTTATTTTCTGTCATTATTGCATTTATACTTTTGGCATCACGAAAAAAGGTGAATGTTTATGAGAGTTTTATTGATGGAGCAAAAGAGGGATTTTCAATTGCCATTAAAATAATTCCTTATTTGGTTGCTATTTTGGTTGCAATTGGGGTATTTAGAGCATCAGGAACAATGGATTTGGTGATTGAAGGAGCGCGAAGATTTTGTGTTTTTGTTGGTGTAAATTCCGATTTTGTAGAAGCTTTACCTACCGCATTGATGAAACCATTGAGTGGTAGTGGTGCCAGAGGCATGATGGTGGATGCGATGCAAACGCACGGAGCAGATAGCTTTGTTGGCAGATTAGCATCAACACTGCAAGGAGCTACAGATACTACTTTTTATATTATTGCTGTCTATTTTGGAGCTGTGGGAATTAAGAATACAAGATATGCTGTTACCTGTGGACTAATTGCTGATTTTGCTGGTATTGTTGCGGCAATAGCAATTGCTTATTTGTTCTTTCATTAA
- a CDS encoding LytTR family DNA-binding domain-containing protein, giving the protein MIKTLIIDDELKSQSTLHKLLEMYCPGAEVIGFAHNVESGIEAIENLKPDLVFLDISMPDGDGFEVLERVKNRNFEVVFTTAFNDYAIKAFQFAALHYLLKPINYIELQSAVKRFQQNHQDVDLNEKIKILCDSLSNHHQKIILPTSNGLRIVELNQIHRCEADGSYTNFYLSDNTVLMVSKVLSNFEDILPEEIFCRVHSKHLVNLNYISQYIKGRGGRIILSSGKEVEVSESKKKDFLKRLKYLAHSLTNVKK; this is encoded by the coding sequence ATGATTAAGACCCTAATTATTGATGATGAATTAAAAAGTCAATCAACTCTGCATAAATTGTTAGAGATGTATTGTCCCGGAGCAGAAGTTATTGGGTTTGCACATAATGTTGAATCGGGGATTGAAGCGATTGAAAATTTAAAACCTGATTTGGTTTTTTTGGATATTTCAATGCCGGATGGAGATGGCTTTGAGGTGTTGGAAAGAGTAAAGAATCGTAATTTTGAGGTGGTTTTTACAACTGCATTTAATGATTATGCAATTAAGGCTTTTCAGTTTGCGGCATTGCATTATTTGTTAAAACCTATTAATTATATTGAGTTACAGAGTGCTGTTAAACGTTTTCAACAAAATCATCAGGATGTTGATCTAAATGAGAAAATAAAGATTCTGTGTGATAGTTTAAGCAATCATCATCAGAAAATAATTCTCCCCACATCAAATGGACTTCGAATTGTAGAATTAAACCAGATTCATCGCTGCGAAGCTGATGGCAGTTACACCAATTTTTATTTGAGTGATAACACAGTACTGATGGTTTCCAAGGTACTTTCCAATTTTGAGGATATATTGCCGGAGGAAATATTCTGCAGAGTTCACAGCAAGCATTTGGTCAATCTAAATTACATCAGCCAGTACATTAAAGGAAGAGGCGGACGTATTATTTTAAGCTCAGGAAAGGAAGTTGAGGTTTCTGAAAGCAAGAAAAAAGATTTTCTGAAAAGACTGAAGTATCTCGCTCATTCATTAACAAATGTGAAGAAATAA
- a CDS encoding S9 family peptidase, which yields MKFKLFFSIAVTSLLAMSCGPKATTPKPPVAKKIAKELTIHGDTRIDNYYWMNQREDTAVINYLNAENSYTDAMMKHTEEFQTKLFDEMIARIKKTDESVPAKSNGFYYYSRTEGDAEYPLYCRKEGDLDAEEQIMLNVPEMAQGYSFFSIGDYSVSENNKILAYSEDTLSRRRYTIKFKSLVDDKVYADEIVNTTGGITWASDNKTVFYTVKHPETLLPYKVFKHVLGTPVEKDELVYEEKDNTFYTFCYKTKSRKYIIIGSTSTLSAEYRYIDASKPNSEFSIFQAREKDLEYSIDHFKGDFYIRTNYQAKNFRLMKTPVTKTTKENWMEVIPNRDDVYLSNFEIFEKYLVVGERKNGLNQLRIRRWEDNEEHYLDFGEETYDAWISTNPEFETDVLRYGYTSLTTPSSTIDYNMTTKVKTVMKQQEVVGDFDKSNYEAKRIWATAEDGTKVPVSLVYRKDKFKKGTNPLWLSAYGSYGSSSDVYFSSVRLSLLDRGFVVATAHVRGGQEMGRYWYEDGKLLKKKNTFTDFNTCAEYMVSEGYAAKDKVFAWGGSAGGLLMGAISNMRPDLYKGIIAAVPFVDVVTTMLDESIPLTTGEFDEWGNPKNKEYYDYMLSYSPYDNVEAKDYPAMLVTTGLHDSQVQYWEPAKWVAKLRDMKTDHNPLLIKINMDFGHGGASGRFERYHEVALEYAFVLDLVGITK from the coding sequence ATGAAATTTAAATTGTTTTTTAGCATTGCTGTAACTTCACTTTTAGCAATGTCTTGTGGTCCAAAGGCAACAACGCCGAAACCACCTGTTGCAAAAAAAATAGCGAAAGAACTTACAATCCATGGTGATACCCGGATTGATAATTATTATTGGATGAATCAGAGGGAAGATACAGCCGTAATTAATTATTTGAATGCAGAGAACAGCTACACTGATGCTATGATGAAGCATACAGAGGAGTTTCAAACAAAGTTGTTTGATGAAATGATTGCCCGGATTAAGAAAACAGATGAATCCGTTCCTGCTAAATCCAATGGATTTTATTACTACAGCAGAACCGAAGGAGATGCAGAATACCCTTTGTATTGCAGAAAAGAAGGGGATTTAGATGCAGAAGAACAAATCATGCTTAATGTTCCTGAAATGGCACAAGGCTATAGTTTCTTTAGTATAGGAGATTATTCGGTTAGTGAAAACAATAAAATTCTTGCCTATTCAGAAGATACTTTAAGTCGTAGAAGATATACCATAAAGTTTAAAAGTCTGGTTGATGACAAAGTTTATGCTGATGAAATTGTAAATACAACAGGAGGCATTACATGGGCAAGTGATAATAAAACAGTTTTTTATACGGTAAAACACCCTGAAACTTTATTGCCTTATAAAGTATTTAAGCATGTTTTGGGTACACCAGTTGAAAAAGATGAATTGGTTTACGAAGAAAAAGACAATACTTTCTATACATTTTGTTACAAAACAAAATCCAGAAAATATATTATAATTGGTTCAACCAGTACTCTTTCTGCTGAATACAGATATATCGATGCAAGCAAGCCTAATAGTGAATTCAGTATTTTTCAGGCCCGCGAAAAAGATTTAGAATATAGCATTGATCATTTTAAAGGAGATTTTTACATCAGAACTAATTATCAGGCAAAAAACTTTCGTTTGATGAAAACTCCGGTGACTAAAACAACGAAAGAGAATTGGATGGAAGTGATTCCAAATAGAGACGACGTATATTTAAGTAATTTTGAGATTTTTGAAAAATATCTTGTTGTAGGTGAAAGAAAGAATGGTTTGAATCAGCTGCGAATCAGACGTTGGGAAGATAATGAGGAACATTACCTCGATTTTGGTGAAGAAACCTACGATGCCTGGATTTCGACAAATCCTGAATTTGAAACAGATGTTCTTCGTTACGGTTATACTTCTTTAACAACACCATCGTCTACTATAGATTACAACATGACTACGAAGGTGAAAACGGTAATGAAACAGCAGGAAGTTGTTGGTGATTTCGATAAGTCAAACTACGAGGCCAAAAGAATTTGGGCAACAGCCGAAGATGGAACAAAGGTGCCTGTTTCGTTGGTTTATCGTAAAGATAAATTCAAAAAAGGAACCAATCCGCTGTGGTTATCTGCTTATGGTTCTTACGGCAGTAGTTCCGATGTATATTTTAGTTCTGTTCGGTTGAGCTTATTGGATAGAGGATTTGTTGTAGCTACGGCACATGTACGCGGTGGTCAGGAAATGGGACGCTATTGGTATGAAGATGGAAAACTTTTAAAGAAGAAAAATACCTTTACCGATTTTAATACTTGTGCTGAATACATGGTATCCGAAGGATATGCAGCAAAAGACAAAGTTTTTGCCTGGGGCGGAAGTGCCGGAGGATTGCTGATGGGAGCAATTAGTAATATGCGGCCAGACCTTTATAAAGGAATTATTGCTGCGGTTCCATTTGTTGATGTTGTAACAACAATGTTGGATGAATCGATTCCATTAACCACTGGTGAGTTTGATGAATGGGGGAATCCAAAGAATAAGGAGTATTACGACTACATGCTTTCCTATTCTCCTTACGATAATGTGGAAGCGAAAGATTATCCTGCTATGTTGGTTACAACCGGATTGCATGACTCTCAGGTTCAATATTGGGAACCTGCAAAATGGGTGGCTAAATTGCGCGATATGAAAACAGATCATAATCCTTTGCTGATAAAAATTAATATGGATTTTGGACATGGTGGTGCTTCCGGGCGATTTGAACGTTATCACGAAGTTGCATTAGAATATGCCTTTGTTCTTGATCTTGTTGGAATTACTAAATAA
- the recQ gene encoding DNA helicase RecQ, which translates to MTTARRALKKYFGYDHFRPLQEEVIKSVLQGEDALVIMPTGGGKSICYQIPALILEGVTVVVSPLIALMKDQVEGLHANGVDAAFLNSSQSSKQQADVFERISEGKLKLLYVSPEKLLSQDFYYILMQLKVNLFAIDEAHCISVWGHDFRPEYTKMAYLKKQFPHVPVIALTATADNLTQRDIVNQLGLVNPKKYNSSFDRPNLSLNVAPGKDKFKTILGFLRQRPHQAGIIYCLSRKATEGLSEKLKNAGVNASYYHAGLSSEERARRQEDFINDEVPIICATIAFGMGIDKSNVRWVIHYNLPRNIESYYQEIGRAGRDGLKADTLLFYSFSDVIVHRKFIEESAQKEVSHAKLERIQQFCDAQICRRKILLNYFGEHLEENCNNCDVCKNPPRVFDGTIIAQKAFSAIVRLKEKVPAGILIDVIRGSSRQEILSKGYHKIKTYGVGKDIAHQDWQQYMLQLLNLGFISVAYDDGNALKLTAQGREVLFGERLVNLVHLASMKSDPEVKPILKTGKQEAREGLFEALRKLRLQISREENIPPYLVFSDASLQEMAQEEPTSEFEMKLISGVGVRKYQLYGDLFINEIVEFGQKKNQEAKKSGESFYQTYEYYKQGFSVEEIASIRKINPVTIYSHLASLYEKGADIDLSEYLNSSELEQIEDAYRTLNETGNVKDLYLFMKEEVEYYKIRLGISYLKVLSSS; encoded by the coding sequence ATGACTACAGCCAGACGCGCCTTAAAAAAATATTTTGGATACGACCATTTCCGGCCTTTACAGGAGGAAGTGATTAAATCAGTACTTCAGGGTGAAGATGCCTTGGTAATTATGCCAACAGGTGGTGGTAAATCCATCTGCTATCAGATACCTGCCTTAATATTGGAAGGTGTAACTGTGGTTGTTTCTCCCTTGATCGCTCTAATGAAGGATCAGGTAGAAGGTTTACATGCCAACGGAGTGGATGCTGCTTTTTTAAACAGCTCACAGTCTTCGAAGCAACAGGCTGATGTTTTTGAAAGAATCTCCGAAGGAAAGCTAAAGCTTCTGTATGTTTCCCCTGAGAAATTACTCAGTCAGGATTTTTATTACATCCTGATGCAATTGAAGGTAAATCTTTTTGCAATCGACGAGGCACATTGTATCTCTGTTTGGGGGCACGATTTTAGACCCGAATACACCAAGATGGCTTATCTGAAAAAGCAATTTCCTCATGTTCCGGTAATTGCTTTAACCGCTACTGCTGATAATTTAACACAGAGAGATATTGTCAATCAATTGGGGCTCGTAAATCCAAAAAAATATAATTCTTCATTCGACCGGCCCAATTTAAGTTTGAATGTGGCACCGGGTAAGGATAAATTTAAAACCATACTTGGATTTTTACGTCAACGACCACATCAGGCAGGAATCATTTATTGCTTAAGCAGAAAAGCGACGGAAGGCCTGTCTGAAAAATTAAAAAATGCCGGCGTAAATGCTTCTTATTATCATGCAGGTTTATCATCTGAAGAAAGAGCCAGGCGACAAGAGGATTTTATAAATGATGAGGTACCTATAATCTGTGCTACCATTGCTTTCGGAATGGGAATTGACAAATCAAATGTACGTTGGGTGATTCATTACAATCTACCACGAAATATCGAGTCTTACTATCAGGAGATTGGTCGTGCCGGACGGGATGGATTAAAGGCAGATACATTATTGTTCTACAGCTTTTCGGATGTAATTGTTCACCGAAAATTTATAGAGGAATCGGCACAAAAAGAAGTTTCGCATGCCAAATTGGAACGAATCCAGCAATTTTGTGATGCTCAAATATGCCGGAGAAAAATTTTACTGAATTATTTCGGCGAGCATTTGGAGGAAAATTGCAACAATTGTGATGTATGTAAAAATCCTCCCCGCGTATTTGATGGAACAATCATCGCACAAAAGGCATTTTCAGCCATTGTTCGCTTAAAAGAAAAAGTCCCCGCAGGAATTTTAATTGATGTGATTCGGGGTTCATCACGTCAGGAAATTTTGAGTAAGGGCTATCATAAAATTAAAACTTATGGCGTTGGTAAGGATATTGCACATCAGGATTGGCAGCAATACATGCTTCAACTTTTAAATTTAGGTTTCATCTCGGTTGCCTACGATGATGGGAATGCTTTAAAGTTAACAGCTCAGGGCCGGGAAGTTCTTTTCGGTGAACGACTTGTAAATTTGGTTCATTTGGCTTCAATGAAGTCCGATCCGGAGGTAAAACCTATCCTGAAAACCGGGAAGCAAGAAGCCAGAGAGGGTTTGTTCGAAGCATTGCGAAAATTGCGTTTGCAAATTTCAAGAGAAGAGAACATTCCTCCGTATTTAGTATTCTCTGATGCCAGTTTGCAGGAAATGGCTCAGGAAGAACCTACAAGTGAATTTGAAATGAAATTGATATCGGGTGTAGGAGTCCGGAAATATCAGTTGTACGGAGACTTATTCATTAATGAAATTGTAGAGTTTGGTCAGAAGAAGAATCAGGAAGCCAAAAAGAGCGGTGAATCATTTTATCAAACTTATGAATATTACAAGCAGGGTTTTTCGGTAGAAGAAATTGCGAGCATCCGGAAAATTAATCCGGTAACCATTTATTCTCACTTGGCTTCCTTGTACGAAAAAGGAGCCGATATTGATTTGTCGGAGTATCTGAATTCCTCAGAGTTAGAGCAGATTGAAGATGCTTACCGGACTTTAAATGAGACTGGTAATGTGAAAGATCTCTATTTGTTTATGAAAGAAGAGGTTGAGTATTATAAAATACGACTTGGGATCTCCTATCTGAAAGTTCTTTCGTCCAGTTAA
- a CDS encoding nucleoside recognition domain-containing protein, which produces MNAIKSIKETDFLKKRRYEAVMFLLTFFGIFGYVGHQMGVANMLNTIMNTAWDLLMNTVFYIMGITVLSGALGKLLIEFGVVRLLEKILAPLMRPLFNLPGVAALAGVLTFLSDNPAIISLAKDKNFSKYFKNYQLVSLTNFGTAFGMGLIVITFMSTLKIPGSEENLFLPALIGLAGALAGAVVSTRLMQRLIKDHIPVRKDTDFEGATEKISFKSEGGVFLRFLNSILDGGKSGVDLGLAIIPGVLIISTMVMMLTFGPKDAALGYQGIAYEGVPLLPELAGHIWWLFEGLFGFKHPELIAFPVTSLGAVGAAMSLVKAFIAKGIIDGNVIAVFTAMGMCWSGYLSTHTAMLDTLNYRELTSKALLSHTIGGIIAGTFAHYLYVLTTLFQ; this is translated from the coding sequence ATGAATGCAATCAAGTCGATTAAGGAAACTGATTTCCTTAAGAAACGCAGGTATGAAGCGGTAATGTTTCTGCTAACCTTTTTTGGAATTTTCGGTTATGTTGGTCACCAAATGGGTGTTGCCAATATGCTAAACACCATTATGAATACGGCATGGGATCTATTAATGAATACCGTATTCTACATCATGGGGATTACTGTACTTTCAGGAGCACTAGGCAAGTTACTCATTGAATTTGGGGTTGTTCGTTTACTGGAAAAAATTCTGGCTCCTTTAATGAGGCCACTGTTTAACCTTCCAGGTGTTGCCGCTTTAGCCGGAGTTCTAACTTTTCTATCCGACAACCCGGCTATTATTAGTTTGGCAAAGGATAAAAATTTCAGCAAGTATTTTAAAAATTATCAACTGGTTTCTTTAACCAATTTTGGTACTGCTTTTGGAATGGGTTTGATCGTAATCACTTTTATGTCGACTCTTAAAATACCAGGCAGCGAAGAAAACCTATTTTTACCAGCATTGATCGGCCTGGCAGGAGCTTTGGCTGGTGCAGTTGTTTCGACCAGATTGATGCAGCGCTTAATAAAAGATCACATTCCTGTAAGAAAAGATACAGATTTTGAAGGAGCCACTGAAAAAATCAGTTTTAAATCGGAAGGTGGAGTATTTCTGCGGTTTCTGAACTCTATTTTGGATGGAGGAAAATCGGGTGTTGATTTAGGATTGGCTATTATTCCTGGCGTACTTATTATTTCGACCATGGTAATGATGCTGACCTTCGGCCCTAAAGATGCGGCTTTAGGTTATCAGGGAATTGCTTACGAAGGAGTTCCATTACTACCTGAATTAGCAGGACACATCTGGTGGTTGTTTGAAGGTTTGTTTGGGTTCAAGCATCCTGAATTAATTGCATTCCCTGTAACATCATTGGGTGCTGTTGGTGCGGCAATGTCATTGGTAAAAGCATTTATTGCCAAGGGAATTATTGACGGAAATGTTATTGCTGTATTTACTGCAATGGGAATGTGCTGGAGTGGTTATTTAAGCACTCACACGGCCATGCTTGACACACTTAACTATCGGGAATTAACATCGAAAGCCCTACTGTCACACACAATTGGAGGAATAATCGCGGGTACGTTTGCCCATTACCTCTACGTACTTACAACTCTATTTCAATAA